In Methanothermococcus thermolithotrophicus DSM 2095, one DNA window encodes the following:
- the hmd gene encoding 5,10-methenyltetrahydromethanopterin hydrogenase: protein MKVAILGAGCYRTHAACGITNFARAAEVAKKVGIPEITMTHSTITMGAELLHLVDEIDEVVVSDPCFAEEPGLVIIDEFDPKEVMEAHLAGEPEKVMPAIRDAVKAKAKEVPKPPKGCIHFVHPEKVGLKVTSDDVEAVKDADIIITWLPKGGSQPAIIKKFVDAIKEGAIVTHACTIPTPKFAKIFKDLGRDDLNIISYHPGAVPEMKGQVFISEGYASEEAVEKMYCIAKEARGTAYKMPANLISPVCDMGSAVTAPVYAAVLAYRDAVTKILGAPADFAQMMADEAITQILELMRKEGINNMEKTLDPKALTGTADSMCFGPLSDILPPALKVLEKHAAEEESCCCELKK, encoded by the coding sequence ATGAAAGTAGCAATATTAGGTGCAGGATGCTATAGGACACACGCTGCATGTGGAATTACAAACTTTGCAAGAGCAGCAGAAGTTGCAAAAAAAGTGGGAATCCCTGAAATTACAATGACTCATTCAACAATTACAATGGGGGCAGAATTGTTACACTTAGTTGATGAAATTGATGAAGTTGTTGTTTCAGACCCTTGCTTTGCAGAAGAACCAGGTCTCGTTATCATCGATGAATTTGACCCAAAAGAAGTTATGGAAGCTCACTTAGCTGGAGAACCTGAAAAGGTAATGCCTGCTATTAGAGATGCTGTTAAGGCTAAGGCAAAAGAAGTACCAAAACCACCAAAAGGCTGCATACACTTCGTACACCCTGAAAAAGTTGGTTTAAAAGTAACTTCCGACGATGTTGAAGCTGTTAAAGATGCAGATATAATCATCACATGGTTACCAAAAGGAGGAAGCCAGCCAGCAATCATTAAAAAATTCGTAGATGCTATAAAGGAAGGTGCAATTGTAACACACGCATGTACTATTCCAACACCTAAATTTGCAAAAATATTCAAAGACTTAGGAAGAGACGACTTAAATATTATCTCATACCACCCAGGAGCAGTTCCTGAAATGAAAGGACAAGTATTCATCTCAGAAGGATACGCTTCAGAAGAAGCTGTTGAAAAAATGTACTGCATAGCTAAAGAAGCAAGAGGAACAGCATATAAAATGCCTGCAAACTTAATTAGCCCAGTATGTGACATGGGTTCAGCTGTTACCGCACCAGTTTACGCTGCTGTCTTAGCTTACAGAGATGCAGTTACAAAAATTTTAGGAGCTCCTGCTGACTTCGCTCAAATGATGGCTGATGAAGCAATCACACAAATCTTAGAATTAATGAGAAAAGAAGGAATTAACAACATGGAAAAAACTTTAGATCCAAAAGCTTTGACCGGTACAGCAGACAGTATGTGCTTCGGTCCATTGTCAGACATCCTTCCTCCAGCATTAAAAGTTCTTGAAAAGCATGCTGCAGAAGAAGAATCATGCTGCTGCGAACTTAAAAAATAA
- a CDS encoding cyclase family protein, translating to MFEGKIIDLSHEITNFTYPGDPEFKLNPLNVENYTISEIKLGSHISTHIDYPKHVGIDNNNIEGDSKDIVIGTGFCVNIKNLDEFLNQLHADKTRKIDILLINTNISKYWGRKEYFEKEIDIEPYLDDILNISPKAVGVDCASIGNYEVHKELLSNGIFIIENLNNLEKLENKYFTFVGLPLKIRDVDGAPIRAISFIENLK from the coding sequence ATGTTTGAAGGGAAAATAATCGACTTATCTCATGAAATAACCAATTTTACATACCCTGGAGATCCAGAATTTAAACTAAATCCATTAAATGTTGAAAATTATACAATCTCGGAGATTAAACTTGGTTCCCACATCTCTACCCATATAGATTACCCTAAACACGTTGGAATCGACAATAATAACATTGAAGGTGATTCTAAGGATATAGTAATAGGCACTGGATTTTGTGTAAATATTAAAAATTTAGATGAATTTCTTAATCAACTACATGCAGATAAAACTCGAAAAATAGACATTCTTCTCATAAACACCAATATATCAAAATACTGGGGAAGAAAGGAATACTTTGAAAAGGAAATAGATATTGAACCATATCTGGACGATATATTAAATATTAGCCCAAAAGCTGTTGGTGTTGACTGTGCATCCATTGGAAATTACGAAGTCCATAAAGAATTACTTTCAAATGGAATTTTCATAATTGAAAATCTAAACAACTTGGAAAAATTGGAAAATAAATATTTTACCTTTGTAGGGTTACCATTAAAAATTAGAGATGTCGATGGAGCTCCGATAAGGGCTATTAGTTTTATTGAAAACCTTAAATAG
- a CDS encoding histidinol phosphate phosphatase domain-containing protein, with product MRYDFHTHTVFSDGELIPSELVRRAMVLDHKAIAITDHGDASNYNELIEKTILAKEELKKYWDIEIVVGIELTHIPPKSIPKMAKKCKDLGAEIVMVHGETVVEPVQDTTNYYASISEDVDILAHPGLITEEIAQNIKENEIFFEITSRKGHSLTNGHVLDVARKFDIPTLINTDTHAPEDLIDYEFAKKVGLGCGMSKKELEDSLTNNPKELLKRIIG from the coding sequence TTGAGATACGATTTTCATACACACACCGTTTTTAGTGATGGTGAGCTCATACCTTCAGAGCTCGTTAGAAGAGCCATGGTTCTAGATCATAAAGCTATAGCAATTACCGATCATGGAGATGCAAGTAATTACAATGAATTAATTGAAAAAACGATCTTGGCAAAAGAAGAGTTGAAAAAATATTGGGATATAGAAATAGTTGTTGGGATTGAACTTACACACATTCCTCCAAAGTCCATACCTAAAATGGCTAAAAAATGTAAAGATTTAGGGGCTGAAATTGTGATGGTTCATGGGGAAACTGTAGTTGAACCGGTGCAGGATACGACAAATTATTATGCTTCAATATCTGAAGACGTGGATATTCTAGCTCATCCAGGTCTTATAACTGAAGAAATAGCACAAAATATAAAAGAAAACGAAATATTTTTCGAAATAACTTCTAGAAAGGGGCATTCACTTACAAATGGCCACGTTCTTGATGTTGCAAGGAAATTCGATATACCTACTTTAATAAATACCGACACTCACGCCCCAGAAGATTTAATTGATTACGAATTTGCAAAAAAAGTTGGATTAGGCTGTGGAATGAGTAAAAAAGAACTTGAAGATTCACTTACAAATAATCCTAAGGAGCTCTTGAAAAGAATTATTGGATAA
- a CDS encoding fumarate hydratase, whose amino-acid sequence MDRSIISEIVVDLFKEAAIYLPEDVKNALKEAEEKEEGVSKDILSAIIRNNQIAEEKQIPLCQDTGVPIVFLKVGKNIKTDEIIEITEGIKEGVIRATNEVPLRPNVVHPLTRENLKTNVGLGAPFVNIEFDESLDREIEIIVFPKGAGSENMSALKMLTPAEGINGIKNFVLETIANAGGKPCPPIVVGVGIGGTADVSLKLAKKALLRSIGEKNKDENIAKLEEELLNGINELGIGAMGLGGKVTALDVFIEINGCHTASLPVGICIQCWAHRKAKKRISL is encoded by the coding sequence ATGGATAGAAGTATAATTTCAGAAATAGTTGTTGATTTATTCAAAGAGGCTGCAATATACTTGCCAGAAGACGTTAAAAATGCATTAAAAGAAGCTGAAGAAAAAGAAGAAGGAGTTTCAAAGGATATTTTAAGTGCAATAATAAGGAATAATCAGATTGCAGAGGAAAAACAAATACCTCTTTGTCAGGATACGGGAGTTCCAATCGTGTTCTTAAAAGTTGGAAAGAACATAAAAACAGATGAGATTATCGAAATAACCGAAGGAATTAAAGAAGGTGTTATAAGGGCTACGAACGAAGTTCCATTAAGGCCAAACGTAGTTCATCCTCTAACAAGGGAAAATCTAAAAACCAACGTTGGATTAGGCGCCCCATTTGTAAATATTGAATTTGATGAAAGTTTGGACAGAGAAATCGAAATAATCGTTTTTCCAAAGGGCGCAGGTAGCGAAAACATGAGTGCACTCAAAATGCTAACTCCTGCAGAGGGGATTAATGGAATAAAGAACTTTGTTCTTGAAACCATTGCAAATGCTGGAGGAAAGCCGTGCCCCCCAATTGTTGTTGGAGTGGGAATTGGTGGAACCGCCGATGTATCATTAAAACTTGCAAAAAAGGCACTTTTAAGAAGTATCGGCGAAAAAAATAAGGATGAAAATATTGCAAAATTAGAGGAGGAGTTATTAAATGGGATAAATGAATTGGGAATTGGTGCTATGGGATTGGGGGGTAAAGTTACCGCATTAGATGTTTTTATTGAAATAAATGGTTGTCATACTGCTTCTCTTCCTGTTGGTATCTGTATTCAATGCTGGGCACATAGAAAAGCTAAAAAGAGAATTTCCCTTTAG
- the mfnA gene encoding tyrosine decarboxylase MfnA — MNEEKVLNELKKYQEMDLKYEEGRILGSMCTKPHPISRKIAQMFFETNLGDPGLFKGTKLLEEEVISMIGKFLKNENPFGYIISGGTEANLTAIRAMKNVSRSKNNGKNNDNKLKVIIPETAHFSFEKAREMMDLEVIRPPLTKYYTMDVKFIRDFVEDNHVDGIVGIAGCTELGTIDNIKKISKIAEENDIFLHVDAAFGGFVIPFLDNRYKLKNYSYEFDFSLGGVSSITIDPHKMGLAPIPAGGILFRDISFKKYLDVDAPYLTETQQATLVGTRTGVGVASTWGIIKLLGEKGYRDVVSQCMDKTYYLVIRAKEYGFEPVINPILNIVSIKDENPNKTCEDLRKMGWYVSVCKCVNALRIVLMPHIELEHIDEFLESLSSLKKN; from the coding sequence ATGAATGAAGAGAAAGTGTTAAATGAACTAAAAAAATACCAGGAAATGGACTTAAAATATGAAGAAGGGAGAATATTAGGTTCAATGTGTACAAAACCACATCCCATATCAAGAAAAATAGCCCAAATGTTTTTTGAAACTAATTTAGGCGATCCTGGACTTTTTAAGGGTACTAAGCTTCTTGAAGAAGAAGTCATAAGTATGATTGGAAAATTTTTAAAAAACGAAAATCCTTTTGGATACATTATATCTGGAGGAACAGAGGCTAATCTAACTGCAATAAGGGCAATGAAAAATGTTTCAAGATCTAAAAATAATGGAAAAAATAATGACAATAAATTAAAGGTTATAATTCCCGAAACAGCACACTTTTCCTTTGAAAAAGCAAGAGAAATGATGGACTTGGAAGTAATAAGGCCACCATTAACAAAATATTACACCATGGATGTTAAATTCATTAGAGATTTTGTAGAAGACAACCATGTTGATGGTATTGTGGGAATAGCAGGATGTACTGAGCTCGGTACAATTGACAATATCAAAAAGATATCAAAAATAGCAGAAGAAAACGATATATTTTTACACGTTGATGCTGCATTTGGCGGTTTTGTTATCCCATTCTTAGATAATAGATATAAATTAAAAAATTACAGCTATGAGTTTGATTTTTCACTTGGTGGAGTTTCTTCAATAACTATCGATCCTCATAAGATGGGTTTAGCCCCTATTCCAGCAGGTGGTATACTATTTAGGGATATTTCATTTAAAAAATACCTGGATGTGGATGCACCGTATCTTACTGAAACACAGCAGGCAACACTGGTAGGGACAAGAACTGGAGTCGGTGTGGCTTCCACATGGGGAATAATAAAACTTCTAGGAGAAAAAGGATATAGGGATGTTGTATCCCAATGTATGGATAAAACATACTATCTTGTGATAAGGGCTAAGGAATATGGGTTTGAACCAGTAATCAATCCTATTCTCAATATTGTTTCTATTAAGGACGAAAATCCAAATAAAACATGTGAAGATTTAAGAAAAATGGGATGGTATGTATCAGTATGTAAATGTGTAAATGCCTTAAGGATAGTGCTGATGCCACATATTGAATTGGAGCACATAGATGAATTTTTAGAAAGTCTTTCGTCATTAAAGAAAAATTAA
- the ilvE gene encoding branched-chain-amino-acid transaminase, whose protein sequence is MKIYLNGKFVEKEDAKISVYDHGVLYGDGVFEGIRAYDGVVFKLKEHIDRLYDSAKSILLEIPLSKEEMEDVVVETLKVNNLKDAYIRLVVTRGIGDLGLDPRKALEPTIFCIAEPMNPLLGNDGIRVITSSIRRLPVDVVNPAVKSLNYLNSILAKIQANYAGVDEAFLLDSEGYVAEGTGDNIFVIKNGVIKTPPVSSSVLRGITRDTIIDLAKELGYEVLEERLTLHELYVADEIFITGTAAEVVPVVEIDGRKINNGEIGNITKTLAEKFESIRTKLGRKVY, encoded by the coding sequence ATGAAGATATATTTGAATGGAAAATTTGTAGAAAAGGAAGATGCAAAAATCTCTGTTTATGACCACGGTGTATTGTATGGTGATGGCGTATTTGAAGGTATAAGGGCATATGATGGAGTAGTTTTTAAATTGAAAGAACATATTGACAGATTGTATGACTCTGCAAAATCCATACTTTTGGAAATCCCCTTGAGTAAAGAGGAAATGGAAGATGTGGTAGTCGAGACACTTAAGGTAAATAATCTAAAAGATGCCTACATAAGGCTGGTTGTAACAAGAGGTATTGGAGATTTGGGACTTGATCCAAGAAAAGCATTAGAACCTACTATTTTCTGTATTGCAGAGCCTATGAACCCATTACTTGGAAACGATGGAATAAGGGTAATAACATCTTCAATAAGAAGACTTCCTGTAGATGTTGTTAATCCTGCAGTAAAATCCTTAAACTATTTAAACAGCATTTTAGCAAAGATTCAGGCAAACTATGCTGGAGTAGATGAAGCGTTCCTATTGGATAGTGAGGGTTATGTTGCAGAAGGTACTGGAGACAATATATTTGTAATTAAAAACGGAGTTATTAAGACACCTCCAGTTTCATCAAGTGTTTTAAGGGGCATTACAAGGGATACTATAATTGATTTAGCAAAAGAATTGGGATATGAGGTTTTGGAGGAGAGGCTAACACTTCACGAACTTTATGTAGCTGATGAAATATTCATTACAGGTACTGCCGCTGAAGTAGTTCCGGTTGTTGAAATAGATGGTAGAAAAATAAACAATGGCGAGATAGGAAATATTACAAAAACATTGGCTGAAAAATTCGAAAGTATAAGAACAAAACTCGGTAGAAAAGTTTACTAA
- a CDS encoding TIGR00304 family membrane protein, whose translation MKPIIITFGMFLIIIGFLVLTIGMILPDKNRVQDDENSKNNDIQFSGVVMIGPIPIVVGNSPSVAILSVLMLIAVLLWMLIFYRYIVLK comes from the coding sequence ATGAAACCCATTATTATAACATTTGGGATGTTTTTAATCATAATTGGATTCTTGGTATTAACTATTGGAATGATTCTTCCAGATAAAAATAGAGTTCAGGATGATGAAAACTCAAAAAATAATGATATTCAATTTTCAGGAGTAGTAATGATAGGTCCAATTCCAATAGTGGTTGGAAATTCACCATCTGTTGCAATACTATCTGTTTTGATGCTGATAGCGGTGCTCCTATGGATGTTAATATTCTACAGGTATATAGTGCTTAAATAA
- the guaB gene encoding IMP dehydrogenase, producing the protein MFLDKILNAQKAYTFDDVLLVPNRSYVEPKDADLSVDLGGLKLNIPIISAAMDTVSEKEMAITLARKGGLAVIHRNMTVEEQVNQIIAVKRAEDIVVRDIITISPDYKVIDAERIMEEYSISGLPVVDENRKLLGIITTRDLRFIPDHNVPVRDVMTKDVVLGDKDISHEEALNIMYENKIERLPIVDENKKLIGMITLRDILKRKKHPDAARDEKGRLLVAAACGPNDIDRARALIKAEVDVLAIDCAHAHNMNVVNNVKKLKKELEGTNTKLVVGNIATKEAAEDLIAAGADALKVGIGPGSICTTRVVAGVGVPQLTAIAEVSDIAREHNIPVIADGGIKYSGDIAKAIAAGAHAVMIGSLLAGTDEAPGQLMTINGRKYKQYRGMGSLGAMSGGVGAGADRYFQSHMKHAKLVPEGIEGAVPYKGPASDVIFQLIGGLRSSMGYCGAKTIEEMHEKAKFVIISQSGQKESHPHDVLITNEAPNYPLNSQR; encoded by the coding sequence TTGTTTTTGGATAAAATACTTAATGCTCAAAAGGCGTACACTTTTGATGATGTTTTGCTAGTTCCAAACAGATCATATGTTGAGCCAAAAGATGCAGACCTTTCTGTGGATTTGGGCGGTTTAAAGCTTAATATTCCTATTATTTCTGCAGCGATGGATACAGTTTCTGAAAAGGAGATGGCCATTACTTTGGCAAGAAAGGGAGGCCTTGCAGTAATACATAGGAATATGACAGTTGAAGAACAGGTGAACCAAATTATTGCAGTTAAAAGGGCCGAAGATATTGTTGTAAGGGATATAATCACCATTTCCCCTGACTACAAAGTCATAGATGCTGAGAGAATAATGGAAGAGTACTCAATTAGTGGTTTACCTGTGGTCGATGAAAATAGAAAACTTTTAGGGATTATTACTACGAGAGATTTAAGATTTATACCTGACCATAACGTCCCCGTAAGGGATGTGATGACAAAGGACGTTGTTTTAGGGGATAAAGACATATCCCACGAGGAAGCTCTAAACATAATGTACGAAAATAAGATCGAAAGACTTCCTATTGTGGATGAAAACAAAAAATTAATTGGTATGATAACACTGAGGGACATACTAAAAAGGAAAAAACACCCTGACGCTGCAAGAGATGAGAAAGGAAGACTCTTAGTTGCAGCTGCCTGTGGTCCAAACGATATTGACAGAGCAAGGGCTTTAATAAAGGCAGAAGTGGACGTTTTAGCAATTGACTGTGCCCATGCACACAACATGAATGTAGTAAATAACGTAAAAAAATTAAAGAAAGAGTTGGAAGGAACAAATACCAAATTAGTGGTTGGAAACATTGCCACAAAAGAAGCTGCTGAAGATTTAATAGCAGCAGGTGCAGATGCTCTAAAAGTAGGTATTGGACCTGGTTCAATATGTACAACAAGGGTTGTAGCTGGTGTTGGGGTACCTCAGCTTACAGCCATTGCTGAAGTTTCAGATATTGCAAGAGAGCACAATATCCCGGTTATTGCAGATGGTGGTATAAAATACAGTGGAGACATTGCAAAAGCTATTGCCGCAGGAGCTCATGCAGTTATGATTGGAAGTCTCTTAGCAGGAACTGACGAAGCACCTGGACAATTAATGACCATTAACGGTAGAAAGTACAAACAGTACAGAGGAATGGGTTCATTAGGTGCAATGTCTGGTGGAGTAGGTGCTGGAGCTGACAGATACTTCCAAAGCCATATGAAACATGCGAAATTAGTTCCAGAAGGTATTGAAGGAGCAGTACCTTACAAAGGACCTGCAAGTGACGTTATATTCCAATTAATAGGTGGTTTAAGATCATCAATGGGTTACTGTGGAGCTAAAACCATTGAAGAAATGCATGAAAAAGCTAAATTTGTAATAATATCTCAAAGTGGTCAAAAAGAGAGCCATCCACATGATGTGTTAATTACAAACGAAGCCCCTAACTATCCGTTAAACTCTCAAAGATAA
- a CDS encoding Sjogren's syndrome/scleroderma autoantigen 1 family protein, whose protein sequence is MSNMDVLKIASSELIKGSKMLGKHCKRCGFPLFEKGGKIYCPVCDSREGEEKITKKIEDETKAKTKSISEVSVVDNKINYLLERLDKETEINRIVEIGNALKVLIEVREKFDGN, encoded by the coding sequence ATGAGTAATATGGACGTATTGAAAATAGCATCCTCTGAGTTAATTAAAGGGAGTAAAATGCTTGGGAAACATTGCAAAAGATGCGGATTTCCACTTTTCGAAAAAGGTGGCAAGATTTACTGTCCCGTGTGTGATAGCAGGGAGGGTGAAGAAAAAATTACTAAAAAGATTGAAGATGAAACAAAAGCCAAAACTAAATCAATCTCTGAAGTTTCCGTTGTAGATAATAAAATAAATTATTTGCTGGAAAGGTTAGATAAAGAAACAGAAATAAATAGAATCGTTGAGATAGGAAATGCTTTAAAAGTTTTAATTGAAGTTAGGGAAAAGTTTGATGGAAACTAA
- the thrC gene encoding threonine synthase — protein MIQKCMVCGKEYDIDEIIYSCECGGLLEIKYDYEQIKEKVSREGLRKREIGVWRYLEYMPVKDPKKIVTLHEGGTPLYKCDNLAKELGLKELYVKNEGANPTGSFKDRGMTAGVTRANELGVEVIGCASTGNTSASLAAYSARSGKKCIVLLPEGKVALGKLAQAMFYGAKVIQIKGNFDDALLMVRKLAEDKKLYLLNSINPFRLEGQKTIGFEICDQLDWEVPDRVILPVGNAGNISAIWKGFKEFKETGIIDKLPKMTGIQAEGAKPIVEAFKKGMKTITPEEHPETIATAIRIGNPVNAPKALDAIYSSGGLAESVTDEEITAAQKLLARKEGIFVEPASASSIAGLIKLIEMGVIDKDEKIVCITTGNGLKDPDAAIKASEMPVEIECDMEVLNKAIME, from the coding sequence ATGATTCAAAAATGTATGGTATGTGGAAAAGAATACGATATTGATGAAATAATCTATAGTTGTGAATGTGGCGGGTTATTGGAAATTAAATATGATTATGAACAAATAAAAGAAAAAGTTTCAAGAGAAGGTCTTAGAAAAAGAGAGATAGGTGTTTGGAGATATCTCGAATACATGCCAGTAAAAGACCCAAAAAAGATAGTTACACTTCATGAAGGTGGAACTCCATTATACAAATGTGATAACCTTGCAAAAGAGCTCGGTTTAAAGGAGCTCTATGTTAAAAACGAAGGTGCCAACCCAACTGGAAGCTTCAAAGATAGGGGAATGACAGCAGGGGTAACAAGAGCAAATGAGCTCGGAGTAGAAGTTATAGGATGTGCTTCTACAGGAAACACTTCCGCATCATTAGCGGCCTATTCTGCAAGAAGTGGAAAAAAATGTATTGTATTGTTGCCTGAAGGAAAGGTTGCACTCGGAAAACTTGCACAGGCAATGTTCTACGGTGCAAAGGTTATACAAATTAAAGGAAACTTTGATGATGCGTTATTGATGGTTAGAAAACTTGCAGAAGATAAAAAGCTCTATCTCTTAAACTCAATTAACCCATTCAGATTGGAAGGTCAAAAAACAATAGGTTTTGAGATCTGCGACCAGTTAGATTGGGAAGTTCCTGATAGGGTGATTCTCCCTGTAGGAAACGCAGGAAACATAAGTGCAATTTGGAAAGGTTTCAAGGAGTTCAAAGAAACAGGAATAATAGACAAACTACCAAAAATGACAGGAATCCAGGCTGAAGGAGCAAAGCCAATTGTCGAGGCATTTAAAAAAGGAATGAAAACAATTACTCCTGAAGAACATCCGGAAACAATAGCAACTGCAATAAGGATAGGAAATCCAGTAAATGCGCCAAAAGCTCTTGATGCAATTTATTCATCAGGAGGATTGGCTGAAAGCGTAACCGATGAAGAAATAACTGCAGCACAGAAATTACTTGCAAGAAAAGAAGGTATCTTTGTTGAGCCAGCATCCGCATCATCAATTGCAGGACTTATAAAGTTGATTGAAATGGGAGTAATTGACAAGGATGAAAAAATTGTATGTATAACAACAGGAAACGGTTTAAAAGATCCTGATGCAGCAATAAAAGCAAGTGAAATGCCTGTTGAAATTGAATGTGATATGGAAGTTTTAAATAAGGCGATAATGGAATAA
- a CDS encoding 3-isopropylmalate dehydratase small subunit — MEKVVKGKAWVFGDNIDTDAILPARYLVYTTEEELAKYAMTGTDPEFPEKAQKGDIIVGGKNFGCGSSREHAPIGLKGLGISLVIAESFARIFYRNSINIGLPLLECKDISKHVSEGDILEVDLDSGVIKNLTTGVELKGQKLPEFMMEILNDGGLMPHLKKKLKS, encoded by the coding sequence ATGGAAAAGGTTGTTAAAGGTAAGGCATGGGTTTTTGGAGATAACATAGACACTGATGCAATACTTCCTGCAAGATATTTAGTTTACACAACTGAAGAAGAACTTGCAAAGTATGCAATGACTGGAACTGACCCAGAATTCCCGGAAAAAGCTCAAAAAGGAGACATAATTGTAGGTGGAAAGAACTTCGGTTGTGGGAGCTCAAGGGAGCACGCTCCAATAGGTTTAAAAGGTCTTGGAATATCATTAGTTATAGCAGAGAGCTTTGCAAGAATATTCTACAGAAACTCAATAAACATTGGACTCCCTCTCTTAGAGTGTAAGGATATTTCCAAACACGTTAGTGAAGGAGATATTTTGGAAGTTGACTTAGATAGTGGGGTAATAAAAAACTTGACTACAGGAGTTGAATTAAAAGGTCAGAAACTTCCAGAATTCATGATGGAAATATTAAACGATGGCGGGTTAATGCCTCATTTAAAGAAAAAGTTAAAAAGCTAA
- a CDS encoding deoxyhypusine synthase: MSDPKNIVLKESEEFEGLPVEGPWLEDDIDLKDIVTQYYEKIGFQATHLGKAVEIWKRIEEIRKNEEIVVFMGYTSNIVSSGLREIIAYLAKHKKIDVIVTTAGGIEEDFIKCLKPFVLGDWDLNGSYLREKGINRIGNIFVPNDRYVEFEKYMTEFFERLSEKQEKENKIISASELCYELGKFMDEKLEMQYKEKSILYWAYKNNIPIFCPAITDGSIGDMLYFYKKERKSNLQIDVASDIVKLNDMAIYANKTACIVLGGSLPKHSIINANLFREGTDYAIYITTAVPWDGSLSGAPPEEGVSWGKIQAKADYVEVWADATLVFPMLVYSVFK; encoded by the coding sequence ATGAGCGATCCAAAAAATATTGTTTTAAAAGAAAGTGAAGAATTTGAAGGTTTGCCTGTGGAAGGACCGTGGTTAGAAGATGATATCGATTTAAAGGATATTGTAACCCAATACTATGAAAAAATAGGTTTTCAAGCTACACATTTGGGGAAGGCTGTTGAGATATGGAAGAGAATTGAAGAGATAAGAAAAAACGAAGAAATAGTTGTTTTTATGGGATATACTTCCAATATAGTCTCTTCAGGATTGAGAGAAATTATAGCATACTTAGCCAAGCATAAAAAAATTGACGTAATTGTCACAACTGCAGGCGGAATTGAAGAAGACTTTATAAAATGTTTAAAACCTTTCGTACTTGGAGATTGGGACTTAAACGGCTCTTATTTGAGAGAGAAAGGAATAAATAGAATAGGAAACATTTTTGTTCCAAATGACCGGTACGTTGAATTTGAAAAATACATGACAGAATTTTTTGAAAGACTCTCTGAAAAACAGGAGAAAGAGAATAAAATAATATCTGCAAGTGAGCTCTGCTATGAACTTGGAAAATTTATGGATGAAAAACTTGAAATGCAGTATAAAGAAAAATCCATACTCTACTGGGCGTATAAAAACAACATCCCTATATTCTGTCCAGCTATAACCGACGGTTCAATTGGGGATATGCTTTACTTCTACAAAAAAGAAAGAAAATCCAATTTACAGATAGATGTTGCAAGCGATATAGTAAAACTAAATGACATGGCAATATATGCCAATAAAACGGCATGCATTGTTTTAGGAGGTTCCCTTCCAAAACACAGCATTATAAACGCTAATTTATTTAGGGAAGGGACGGATTATGCCATATACATTACAACTGCAGTACCTTGGGACGGTTCTTTAAGTGGAGCTCCTCCAGAAGAAGGAGTCTCTTGGGGAAAAATACAGGCAAAGGCAGATTATGTTGAAGTATGGGCTGATGCAACTTTAGTATTTCCAATGCTGGTTTACAGCGTATTTAAATGA